A DNA window from Aspergillus nidulans FGSC A4 chromosome I contains the following coding sequences:
- the mdv1 gene encoding protein mdv1 (transcript_id=CADANIAT00007667), whose translation MDKHRRDDSPSGLSDIVERDGLLGTGITSRHIEAFGRKVTSTAGHLMGPSGDPSTSTHYQNAMVDIHRELRRPSTQRKVFALAQTTPTDLVRSKLSTSEIQSRAISSLPDELLLNIPDDTSSYSLFEGFQATQNDHEYRKAHRRGRSKGKKLLKDKDGEQADPPSTLTELKKERDLLSRRMELMGVRKNMCSSEIVDIDNKIANFHRMRQIVLDRLAGLEMEEAELEHEVNEIDNKLDDMAEEEAAQAAQAAAAAAAATTAGSETHEEPASEDPAMDASFMSESIYQKLPSPRSLKHRSIRKRSMPVLHEHFAPGSEIKEFQAHTDVVTALDLDYPFGTMITAALDDTVRVWDLNIGRCTGFLEGHNASVRCLQIEDNVVATGSMDATVKLWDLSRARTTHRDNRVNKDEDDDAVSVAYSTSLEDCHVYSLDAHVGEVTALHFKGNTLVSGSADKTLRHWDLVKGRCVQTLDVLWAAAQASSLGNESQWRPSGRLPDASADFVGAVQCFDAALACGTADGMVRLWDLRSGQVHRSLVGHTGPVSCLQFDDVHLVTGSLDRSIRIWDLRMGSIYDAYGYDKPVTSMMFDTKRIVAAAGENVVKVYDKADGHHWDCGAGVGADETGPDPAIVERVRLKDGFLIEGRRDGIVAAWTC comes from the exons ATGGACAAGCACCGCCGCGATGATTCTCCTTCGGGTCTATCAGATATTGTCGAGCGTGACGGGCTCTTGGGGACCGGCATCACT TCTCGACATATCGAGGCCTTTGGGAGAAAAGTCACATCAACTGCTGGGCATTTGATGGGCCCTTCTGGCGACCCGAGTACGAGCACTCACTACCAGAACGCTATGGTAGATATCCATCGCGAGCTCCGACGCCCCAGTACACAGCGCAAAGTGTTCGCCCTCGCACAAACAACGCCGACTGACCTTGTCCGCTCGAAGCTATCGACTTCCGAGATCCAGTCCCGCGCCATCTCATCCCTCCCCGACGAACTCCTCTTGAACATCCCTGACGACACCAGCAGCTACTCCCTTTTTGAGGGGTTCCAAGCTACGCAGAATGACCATGAATACAGAAAAGCACATCGCCGGGGGAGGTCCAAGGGGAAGAAGCTCCTGAAAGATAAAGATGGCGAGCAGGCTGACCCTCCGTCCACCTTGACCGAACTGAAGAAAGAGCGAGATCTGCTCAGCCGGCGAATGGAGTTGATGGGCGTTCGGAAAAACATGTGCAGTTCGGAGATTGTTGACATCGATAATAAAATTGCAAACTTTCATCGCATGCGTCAGATAGTTCTGGATCGGTTGGCTGgcttggagatggaggaggcggagctAGAGCATGAAG TCAACGAGATCGATAATAAGCTAGACGAcatggcggaagaagaagctgcgcAGGCCGCACAGGCTgccgcagccgctgctgctgccaccacAGCGGGCTCTGAAACCCACGAGGAACCTGCTTCGGAAGATCCGGCAATGGATGCGTCGTTCATGTCGGAATCAATATACCAGAAACTGCCTTCACCACGAAGCTTGAAACACCGATCAATAC GGAAACGGTCTATGCCAGTTCTTCACGAGCATTTCGCCCCTGGCTCAGAAATCAAGGAGTTCCAGGCGCACACCGACGTCGTTACGGCTCTCGATCTCGACTATCCGTTCGGGACCATGATCACAGCGGCGTTAGACGACACTGTTCGAGTTTGGGACCTAAATATCGGCCGTTGTACCGGATTCTTGGAAGGGCACAACGCCTCAGTCCGGTGCCTCCAAATCGAGGACAATGTTGTTGCGACTGGCTCTATGGATGCGACAGTCAAGCTTTGGGATTTGAGTCGTGCTCGCACTACGCATAGAGACAACCGCGTTAAtaaggacgaggacgacgatgccgTGTCGGTTGCTTATTCAACCAGCTTAGAAGACTGCCATGTATACTCTCTTGATGCACATGTTGGAGAGGTCACAGCGCTGCACTTTAAAGGAAATACACTAGTGTCAGGTTCTGCCGACAAGACACTGCGACACTGGGACTTGGTAAAAGGACGCTGCGTACAGACTCTGGATGTCCTTTGGGCAGCTGCGCAAGCGTCTTCACTTGGAAACGAATCACAGTGGCGCCCGTCTGGACGTCTACCGGATGCTTCTGCGGACTTTGTCGGAGCCGTGCAGTGCTTTGATGCGGCCCTCGCTTGCGGTACAGCAGATGGCATGGTCCGATTGTGGGATCTGCGTAGCGGGCAAGTCCATCGAAGCCTCGTGGGACATACTGGACCTGTGTCATGTCTTCAGTTTGATGATGTGCACTTGGTAACTGGAAGTCTTGACCGCAGTATCAGG ATATGGGATCTTCGAATGGGCTCGATCTACGACGCCTATGGCTATGATAAACCAGTCACCAGCATGATGTTCGACACGAAGCGGAttgttgctgcagctggagagaaCGTCGTCAAAGTGTACGACAAAGCAGATGGCCACCACTGGGACTGTGGTGCTGGGGTCGGAGCCGACGAAACAGGACCTGACCCTGCGATCGTTGAGCGTGTCCGACTCAAGGACGGATTCCTTATTGAAGGCCGCAGGGACGGCATTGTTGCGGCCTGGACTTGTTAA
- a CDS encoding chorismate mutase ARO7 (transcript_id=CADANIAT00007666) has product MDTAIDLSDASKALDLANIRFQLIRLEDTITFHLIERVQFPLNKTIYIPGGVKIPNEQISLMDYLLRETERLQSRVRRYQSPDEYPFFPSALEKPILQPLDYPKILHDNDVNVNETIKTRYVQDILPAICPQFGGREDRGETQENYGSAATCDVSCLQALSRRIHFGKFVAESKFQKETEKFVALIKAGDRKEIDEAITDAKVEQKVLERLALKAKTYGTDPGFPEQSGPKIDVQAVQDMYKEYVIPLTKVVEVEYLMQRLKGTQWE; this is encoded by the exons ATGGACACGGCTATCGACCTTTCCGACGCATCCAAGGCCCTGGATCTCGCCAACAtccgcttccagctcat CCGTCTAGAGGACACAATCACTTTCCACCTAATCGAGCGGGTGCAGTTCCCCCTCAACAAAACAATCTATATCCCCGGCGGCGTTAAAATCCCCAATGAACAAATCAGCCTGATGGACTACCTGCTTCGCGAAACTGAACGGCTGCAATCGCGCGTCCGCCGCTACCAGTCTCCTGATGAGTACCCGTTCTTCCCGTCTGCGCTGGAGAAACCCATCCTACAACCGCTCGACTACCCTAAGATCCTCCACGACAACGACGTCAATGTCAACGAGACCATCAAAACGCGGTACGTGCAGGATATTCTACCTGCGATTTGCCCGCAATTTGGCGGGCGCGAGGACCGTGGGGAGACGCAGGAAAATTATGGATCAGCGGCGACGTGTGACGTGAGCTGTTTGCAGGCGCTATCACGGCGCATTCACTTCGGAAAGTTTGTGGCCGAGTCGAAGTTCCAGAAGGAGACGGAAAAGTTTGTTGCGCTGATTAAGGCAGGGGATCGCAAGGAAATTGATGAGGCGATTACGGATGCGAAAGTTGAGCAAAAGGTGCTGGAGCGGTTGGCGCTCAAGGCAAAGACTTACGGGACAGATCCTGGCTTTCCTGAGCAGTCGGGGCCGAAGATTGATGTTCAGGCTGTGCAGGACATGTACAAG GAATACGTTATCCCTTTGACCAAGGTTGTCGAAGTAGAGTACCTGATGCAACGCCTTAAGGGCACTCAATGGGAGTAG
- the uncB gene encoding kinesin-3 family protein uncB (transcript_id=CADANIAT00007663): MYHHFIRRQREIVAQLEQTLSDHGEEMALDPRFYHHLGPGIGSGSQSSASLSGLSSATGITSPSIQSSAASSAGLRSTASSPSLRSRQGVVARPSDGVPGLGPGGNVRVVVRVRKFLPRELERKAPCLISMDPDTQTTRLKAPSSHYDEGKPKSQARGKVLDDKEFVFDNSFWSHNEADEHYAHQEDIYNCLGEEFLDHNFEGYHTCIFAYGQTGSGKSYTMMGTPEQPGLIPRTCEDLFQRIEHAESPDVSYNVRVSYFEVYNEHVRDLLVPRTDPPHYLRIRESPTEGPYVKDLTEVTVRNYAEIMKYMRKGDISRTVASTKMNDTSSRSHAVFTITLKQIHHDLSTDETTERTARIRLVDLAGSERAKSTEATGQRLREGSNINKSLTTLGRVIAALADPKAGRTGKRKGKEVVPYRDSILTWLLKDSLGGNSKTAMIACISPTDYEETLSTLRYADQAKHIRTRARVNQDHLSAAERDRQIEEMAETIRTLQLSVSQAAQNRRETEVQNERLEEYQQQVEKLQRLMEENKMVSECKIRQLQTENEALRNHLKLALDSLKNPIPPVTIEKALSDVDIPDEEQPIDEQQPGSPTSEAETEPDLIWEDENLPPDTSELEAQEMQATMENLLGDLDVFKRKLATDHERFGASRKHEGRKRRRALGDILGN, from the exons ATGTACCATCACTTTATCCGTCGCCAACGAGAAATCGTCGCTCAACTTGAACAGACATTGTCAGATCACGGTGAAGAGATGGCGCTGGACCCTCGCTTCTATCACCATCTCGGCCCCGGCATCGGATCTGGTTCGCAGTCTTCGGCTTCGCTGTCGGGGTTATCTTCGGCGACGGGAATCACGAGCCCATCTATACAAtcgtctgctgcttcttctgccggcTTGCGGTCAACTGCTTCTAGTCCATCCCTACGGTCACGACAAGGCGTTGTTGCCAGACCTTCTGATGGCGTCCCGGGCCTCGGTCCTGGAGGAAATGTTCGTGTCGTTGTAAGAGTGCGGAAGTTTCTGCCGAGAG AGCTCGAGCGCAAGGCACCATGTTTGATTTCAATGGATCCGGATACACAGACGACGAGGCTAAAGGCACCGAGCTCCCACTATGACGAAGGGAAACCGAAATCGCAGGCGCGCGGGAAAGTGCTGGACGATAAGGAATTCGTATTCGATAATTCATTCTGGTCACACAACGAGGCAGACGAACATTATGCCCACCAGGAGGATATCTATAACTGTCTAGGAGAGGAGTTTCTAGACCACAATTTTGAAGGTTACCACACGTGTATCTTCGCATACGGTCAAACAGGTTCTGGTAAGAGTTATACTATGATGGGAACTCCTGAGCAGCCCGGCTTGATCCCGCGGACATGCGAGGATTTATTCCAACGAATTGAACACGCCGAGTCTCCGGATGTCAGCTATAACGTTCGCGTCTCCTATTTTGAAGTCTACAACGAGCATGTACGCGACTTGCTGGTTCCTCGAACTGACCCGCCTCATTATCTTCGAATTCGAGAATCACCTACTGAGGGGCCGTATGTGAAAGATCTTACCGAAGTCACAGTCCGGAACTATGCAGAGATCATGAAGTACATGCGCAAAGGCGATATATCACGCACCGTTGCTAGCACTAAGATGAATGATACGTCCTCGCGGTCACATGCCGTTTTCACGATCACACTGAAGCAGATCCACCATGATCTCTCTACAGACGAGACAACAGAACGCACAGCGCGCATTCGCCTTGTCGATCTCGCTGGTTCTGAAAGAGCCAAATCCACCGAAGCTACGGGTCAGCGACTGCGCGAGGGATCTAATATCAACAAATCTCTTACCACTTTGGGTAGAGTTATTGCGGCTTTGGCCGACCCCAAAGCAGGACGGACGGGTAAAcggaagggaaaggaagtTGTTCCTTACCGTGACTCAATCCTCACATGGTTATTGAAAGACAGTCTTGGGGGTAACTCAAAAACGGCTATGATTGCCTGTATCTCGCCCACAGATTATGAAGAAACACTCTCCACGCTACGCTACGCTGACCAGGCGAAGCATATCCGCACGCGCGCGAGAGTTAATCAAGATCATCTGTCCGCTGCTGAGCGTGACCGACAGATCGAAGAAATGGCGGAGACTATCCGCACGCTCCAGCTCAGCGTCAGCCAAGCTGCGCAGAATCGCCGAGAGACCGAGGTCCAGAATGAACGGCTTGAAGAGTATCAGCAGCAGGTGGAGAAGCTTCAGCGGCTCATGGAGGAGAACAAGATGGTTAGTGAATGCAAAATCAGGCAGCTGCAGACCGAGAACGAAGCGCTACGCAACCACCTAAAGCTGGCTTTGGATAGCTTAAAGAATCCTATTCCTCCAGTGACAATCGAGAAGGCTCTCAGCGACGTTGATATTCCAGACGAGGAGCAGCCGATcgacgagcagcagccggGCTCTCCTACTTCGGAGGCAGAAACAGAGCCGGATCTAATTTGGGAAGACGAGAACCTCCCACCCGACACAAGCGAGTTAGAAGCCCAAGAAATGCAGGCAACAATGGAGAATCTTTTGGGCGATCTCGATGTCTTCAAGAGAAAGCTGGCTACAGACCACGAACGCTTTGGTGCAAGTCGAAAACACGAGGGCCGCAAAAGACGGCGGGCTCTTGGGGACATCTTGGGGAACTGA
- a CDS encoding translation initiation factor eIF2B subunit delta (transcript_id=CADANIAT00007664): MTTPADSTLNNASSHSASPTPAPASQPSAAMEQPSQPQGQQKAPKPAKPAKQPPKDKTATSASTDGQGDEKLTPAELKKKAKAEKASRRAREKAEREQGGAPGGQNTPAGKKGGDAGAPAAGSAAKGQKSIPRRGSAQTVPQAEEVKKKKENKNVAVFGHLYGQQRRNTVAGAGKEVHPAVLALGLQMRDYVVCGSSARCVATLLAFKRVIEAYTTPKGTSLARHLTTHLSHQITYLSTCRPLSISQGNAIRALKLAISSIDPSVPEAQAKTTLCEFIDSFIREKITVADQVIAGSAAQKIKDGDVVVTFAGSSIVKQTLLAAFKQGKKFRVSIIDSRPLFEGKNLARTLANAGLEVQYSLISGLSHAVKEATKVFLGAHAMTSNGRLYSRVGTALVAMSAKERAGGVEIPVIVCCETVKFTDRVALDSIVVNEIADADELVPTHPPHQLTDLPDPAAAAQPEPKKGGKSVPSNPSPSESTAPQTNRSPLADWRDTPNLQLLNLLYDATPAEYVDMVVTEMGSLPPSAVPIVHRMSTNL; this comes from the exons ATGACGACTCCTGCTGACTCTACACTAAACAACGCATCCTCTCACTCCGCCTCCCCTACCCCTGCGCCCGCTTCGCAACCGTCAGCCGCGATGGAGCAACCATCCCAACCGCAAGGCCAGCAAAAGGCCCCCAAACCCGCAAAACCCGCCAAACAACCCCCTAAAGACAAAACTGCCACATCTGCGTCCACCGACGGACAAGGTGACGAGAAGCTCACCCCcgcagagctgaagaagaaggccaaagCGGAAAAGGCCTCCCGTCGCGCCCGGGAAAAGGCTGAACGCGAGCAAGGAGGTGCACCTGGTGGACAGAATACCCCGGCCGGCAAGAAGGGCGGCGATGCTGGAGCTCCGGCAGCGGGGTCAGCAGCCAaaggacagaagtctattCCTAGACGGGGGTCTGCGCAGACTGTTCCCCAGgccgaggaggtcaagaagaagaaggagaacaAGAACGTCGCTGTGTTCGGTCATCTTTATGGACAACAAAGGCGAAATACGGTCGCCGGGGCTGGGAAGGAGGTTCATCCTGCCGTTTTGGCGCTGGGATTGCAGATGAGGGACTACGTAGTTTGCGGGAGCAGTGCCAGATGCGTTGCGACGCTGTTGGCTTTTAAGAGG GTAATCGAAGCATACACAACACCGAAGGGCACGTCCCTTGCTCGTCATTTAACCACACATCTTTCTCACCAGATCACATACCTTTCCACATGTCGTCCACTCTCCATCAGCCAGGGAAATGCCATTCGAGCCCTCAAATTGGCCATCTCGTCCATAGATCCCTCGGTCCCAGAAGCACAAGCAAAGACAACACTTTGCGAATTCATCGACAGTTTCATACGCGAGAAGATTACGGTGGCGGACCAAGTCATTGCCGGCAGTGCggcgcagaagatcaaggacgGCGACGTTGTCGTGACATTCGCAGGTAGTTCAATTGTGAAACAGACGCTCCTCGCCGCGTTTAAACAGGGCAAGAAATTCCGCGTTTCGATCATCGACTCCCGTCCGCTCTTTGAGGGCAAGAATCTCGCAAGGACACTGGCCAATGCCGGCCTCGAAGTGCAATACTCTCTCATCAGCGGTCTCAGCCACGCCGTCAAGGAGGCAACAAAGGTCTTCCTCGGCGCCCATGCCATGACCAGTAACGGACGACTGTACTCGCGCGTCGGCACGGCGCTGGTCGCCATGTCGGCTAAGGAGCGCGCCGGCGGCGTCGAAATCCCCGTCATCGTATGCTGCGAAACTGTCAAGTTCACAGACCGCGTTGCACTCGACAGCATTGTCGTCAACGAAATCGCGGACGCAGACGAGCTTGTTCCAACGCACCCACCTCACCAGCTAACGGACCTGCCCGAtcccgctgccgctgcacaGCCCGAGCCGAAGAAGGGAGGCAAGTCCGTGCCCTCGAACCCTAGCCCATCTGAATCAACTGCGCCACAAACGAACAGATCTCCACTTGCGGACTGGCGTGATACGCCgaacctccagctgctgaaccTGTTGTATGATGCTACGCCCGCTGAATATGTGGACATGGTTGTTACTGAGATGGGCAGTCTGCCGCCGAGCGCGGTGCCAATTGTGCATCGGATGAGTACGAATCTGTAG
- a CDS encoding protein-transporting protein BCP1 (transcript_id=CADANIAT00007665) — MGKRKQIKDGDVSMGGTDPATGDSSDEDIDMVNVDFEWFDPQEIDFHGIKHLIRQLFDVDAQDLDLSGLTDMILAQPLLGSTVKTDGKDSDPYAFLTVLNLQEHADKPPIKSLTTYIKRKASGTPSLSPLAQLFSQTPIPPIGLILTERLINMPSEVVPPMYAMLQEEITWAIEEKEPYNFSHYLIVSKTYEEVESKLDAEDSRPQKKKKKAGQEKGERFFFHPEDEVLERHALCKGGYEYEHKHDEGHSDSKRAFQELGIRTAGSLILIEAGRFEGAVKEMAEYLSPQQ; from the exons ATGGGTAAACGCAAGCAAATCAAAGATGGTGACGTCTCCATGGGCGGTACTGACCCTGCGACCGGCGACTCCTCCGACGAAGACATCGACATGGTTAACGTCGACTTCGAATGGTTCGACCCTCAGGAGATTGACTTTCACGGAATCAAGCACCTCATTCGGCAGCTCTTCGATGTTGATGCGCAGGACCTCGATCTTTCCGGGTTAACGGATATGATTCTCGCCCAGCCATTGCTGGGGTCCACCGTCAAGACGGATGGGAAGGACTCAGATCCGTATGCCTTTTTGACTGTGTTGAACCTGCAGGAACATGCT GATAAACCCCCGATTAAGTCCTTAACAACGTACATTAAGCGCAAAGCCAGCGGCACGCCTTCCCTCTCCCCCCTCGCCCAACTCTTCTCCCAGACGCCCATCCCGCCAATCGGGCTCATTTTAACAGAACGACTCATAAACATGCCCTCCGAAGTCGTTCCTCCCATGTACGCGATgctgcaggaggaaatcACTTGGGCGattgaggagaaagagccgTACAATTTCTCGCACTACCTGATTGTTTCGAAAACATACGAGGAAGTCGAGTCTAAGTTGGATGCAGAGGATTCAAGgccgcagaagaagaagaagaaggctgggcaggagaagggcgagcGGTTCTTTTTCCACCCCGAGGATGAGGTGCTCGAACGCCATGCGCTCTGTAAGGGCGGCTATGAATATGAGCATAAGCATGATGAGGGGCATAGTGATTCGAAGAGGGCGTTCCAGGAACTGGGAATTCGAACAGCGGGGAGTTTGATTCTGATTGAGGCGGGAAGGTTCGAGGGGGCGGTTAAAGAGATGGCGGAGTATTTGAGTCCGCAGCAGTAG